The genome window CCTACTATCAGACCAAAAGCCGTAGTATAAAGAGCTTCTGATATACCTGCTGCTATTACTGCAGAATCTGCTCCTCCTGCTCCTGACATCCCCTTGAACGCCATGATCATCCCTGTTACTGTTCCAAGCAGTCCCAGCTGAGGCGATACAGTCGCAACTATATTTAAAAGCCACATCCCCTTTTCCAGTCTTGTAATCTGTTCCAGAGTAGTTTCTTTGGCTATTTCTTCCAGATAACGCGGGTCAAAATCCACCCCTTCGTCCTCTTCAAATGTTTCCAGAGTATTTTTTATTGTTTTGGCAACGGAATTTTTCTTTGTATCGCAGAAACTTATGATCTCTCTTTTATTTCCGTTCTGGATAAGCTTTATGAGATTTTTTTTAAACTTATCAGTCATGTCCTTTTCATTTTTCAGAAAATACCATGTTTTTTCCAGCAGTACAGCTATACCGCACACCAGAGCCAGCAATATAGGCCACATAAAAATACCGCCGACAATTAAATAATTCAATATCTTCATTTTCCACTTCCTTTTTGTTTTGAATAACAAATTATTTACTTTCTTTATATTTTTTTATTTAAATCAATTATATTGATATTCAAACTAAATGTCAATATTTTTTATTTAGATACTATAAAATAAGTAAAAAAAAATATTTTTTGTATATATAAACTTAAAAATATAATATATTGATAAACTAAATAATTTTGCTATTACAGTGATATTTATATAATCAAAGTATAATAAAATTTCATATACATAATATATTTATAATACTTTTCGCCATAAGTATTTTGAATAAAAGAGAATACATTATTCTTTGTATATCTAAAATATATCTTTTTACAAAATTTTTCTTTCTTAAAATTTAAATGTGCTATAATCATATAAAGAGTATAATTTTTTTGAACAA of Sebaldella sp. S0638 contains these proteins:
- a CDS encoding MotA/TolQ/ExbB proton channel family protein, which produces MKILNYLIVGGIFMWPILLALVCGIAVLLEKTWYFLKNEKDMTDKFKKNLIKLIQNGNKREIISFCDTKKNSVAKTIKNTLETFEEDEGVDFDPRYLEEIAKETTLEQITRLEKGMWLLNIVATVSPQLGLLGTVTGMIMAFKGMSGAGGADSAVIAAGISEALYTTAFGLIVGIPALIAYNFFDRRIDSVLMEVERMTVYLTNSMQNKNNGIKNSFRVFNQGEVYEKYETQKKN